The DNA segment TTCTAGGCAAATCCTTATGTGAATATCTTTCTGAAATACATGAAGTCATTGGTGTTAGGAGAAATGCTTATAAATATCATGATGGTTTTAAGGAAATTTCTTATTCGGATTTATTTAATTCTACAGCTAATGATTGCCAACTAAATAATTGCACACATATAATTCATGCTGCTGGTCTGGCCCATAAAGAATACTCGAATAACATATATCATATATTTAATATGTATAGAAGTAATGTTACCTTAACTAGAAAATTAGCTATTACAACTAAAAGGCTAGGTATAAAAAACTTTATCTTCATAAGTACAATTGCTATTCATGGTGATAATACAGATCACGTTGATTCTATAAATGAATCTTCTGCTATAAGAGCAAATGGTCCATACGCTAGATCGAAGTTATTAGCTGAGGCATGTCTAAATAGAATATTAGACGATAAATCTTCAGCATTAACAATAGTTCGACCATCTCTTGTCTATGGTAAAAATGCCCCTGGAAATATTAAAAAAATGGTAGGTATTATTGACTTGGGATTACCATTACCAATAATGAATTTTAACAACAAAAGATCATTTCTTTCTATAGGTAATTTTACTTCTTGTATAGACTCTATTATTAAGAGTAAAAAGTTTGGTAATTACACTTATGTTTTATCAGATAATGAATCTATATCTCCAAAAGAATTCATCGCTAATATATGTAAGGTAAGAAATAGTAAGAATTCTTTTTTCAAGTTGAACTATATACTTATGAAGATTGCGCAAATGATCCCATTTATAGGGGGAGCCTTCAAAAAGTTATCAGTAAATTTTATTATTGACAATTCATATGTTAA comes from the Prochlorococcus sp. MIT 0603 genome and includes:
- a CDS encoding NAD-dependent epimerase/dehydratase family protein; this encodes MAKIIVTGSNGFLGKSLCEYLSEIHEVIGVRRNAYKYHDGFKEISYSDLFNSTANDCQLNNCTHIIHAAGLAHKEYSNNIYHIFNMYRSNVTLTRKLAITTKRLGIKNFIFISTIAIHGDNTDHVDSINESSAIRANGPYARSKLLAEACLNRILDDKSSALTIVRPSLVYGKNAPGNIKKMVGIIDLGLPLPIMNFNNKRSFLSIGNFTSCIDSIIKSKKFGNYTYVLSDNESISPKEFIANICKVRNSKNSFFKLNYILMKIAQMIPFIGGAFKKLSVNFIIDNSYVKKSLDWCPPFTLAEAINNEFSEV